One segment of Strix uralensis isolate ZFMK-TIS-50842 chromosome 11, bStrUra1, whole genome shotgun sequence DNA contains the following:
- the LOC141948192 gene encoding AP-3 complex subunit beta-2-like isoform X1 gives MLVAGSVVMAFEEVCPERIDLIHKNYRKLCNLLIDVEEWGQVVIINMLTHYARTQFLSPNQSVSVGALGCPRSLGVPWEPWFGPGGGVKKGAAGGCKASHLLLGVLTGGEHQEGFLQLRGGGCQGGGSLVGQADPDHRLLLCNTEHLLQSRNAAVSPHPQPCPSLEATGGVHQPGLVMSPPAKEPPGCLRNSQGWASPGMGFL, from the exons ATG CTGGTGGCCGGCAGCGTGGTGATGGCATTCGAGGAGGTCTGCCCGGAGCGCATCGACCTCATCCACAAGAACTACCGCAAGCTCTGCAACCTGCTCATTGATGTGGAGGAGTGGGGGCAGGTGGTCATCATCAACATGCTGACCCACTACGCACGCACCCAGTTCCTCAGCCCCAACCAGAGTGTGAGTGTGGGTGCCTTGGGGTGCCCCAGGAGCCTCGGGGTGCCATGGGAGCCGTGGTTTGGGCCAGGGGGTGGGGTGAAGAagggtgctgctggtggctgcaagGCGTCCCACCTGCTGTTAGGAGTCCTTACTGGAGGTGAGCACCAAGAAGGCTTTCTACAGCTCCGAGGAGGAGGATGCCAAGGTGGAGGCAGCCTCGTTGGCCAAGCAGACCCAGACCACCGCCTACTCCTGTGCAACACCGAGCACCTGCTGCAGAGCCGCAATGCCGCAGTgagcccccacccccagccctgtccaTCCCTGGAGGCCACCGGTGGTGTCCATCAGCCTGGGCTCGTGATGTCCCCACCAGCCAAGGAGCCACCGGGGTGCCTGAGGAACAGCCAGGGATGGGCATCCCCAGGGATGGGCTTCCTCTAG
- the LOC141948191 gene encoding uncharacterized protein LOC141948191 isoform X3 — protein MGPQAVAGAASTAAFFLCEGLLGQHFNVVPNGAAEPQPGDLFLFPLASGGPGWWGTHAGIYCGDGEIIHLEGSSGTSPSGIVAKHGKSYLLRTRGPAKMLRRKGGLDAAALQRRIRAAMDQALEYDAVTCNCVHFALSLLGLGQFAGAMVSPALQ, from the exons ATGGGTCCCCAGGCGGTGGCCGGGGCAGCGAGCACGGCGGCGTTCTTCCTCTGCGAGGGGCTGCTGGGCCAGCACTTCAACGTGGTCCCCAATGGGGCGGCTGAGCCCCAGCCCGGCGATCTCTTCCTCTTCCCGCTGGCCTCAGGCGGTCCCGGCTGGTGGGGCACCCACGCCGGCATCTACTGCGGTGACGGGGAGATCATCCACCTGGAAG GCAGCTCAGGGACGTCCCCATCAGGGATCGTGGCCAAGCACGGCAAGAGCTACCTCCTGCGGACGCGGGGCCCGGCCAAGATGCTGCGCAGGAAGGGAGGGCTGGACGCAGCCGCCCTGCAGCGCCGCATCCGGGCGGCCATGGACCAGGCGCTGGAGTACGACGCCGTCACCTGCAACTGCGTCCACTTCGCCCTCTCCCTGCTGGGCCTGGGACAATTTGCCGGCGCCATG GTGTCCCCAGCGCTGCAGTGA
- the LOC141948191 gene encoding uncharacterized protein LOC141948191 isoform X2, translating into MGPQAVAGAASTAAFFLCEGLLGQHFNVVPNGAAEPQPGDLFLFPLASGGPGWWGTHAGIYCGDGEIIHLEGSSGTSPSGIVAKHGKSYLLRTRGPAKMLRRKGGLDAAALQRRIRAAMDQALEYDAVTCNCVHFALSLLGLGQFAGAMPSFSPRCPQRCSDSGGDVPGGRAGLGHPSPGDQRCTDTFGIPLVRQ; encoded by the exons ATGGGTCCCCAGGCGGTGGCCGGGGCAGCGAGCACGGCGGCGTTCTTCCTCTGCGAGGGGCTGCTGGGCCAGCACTTCAACGTGGTCCCCAATGGGGCGGCTGAGCCCCAGCCCGGCGATCTCTTCCTCTTCCCGCTGGCCTCAGGCGGTCCCGGCTGGTGGGGCACCCACGCCGGCATCTACTGCGGTGACGGGGAGATCATCCACCTGGAAG GCAGCTCAGGGACGTCCCCATCAGGGATCGTGGCCAAGCACGGCAAGAGCTACCTCCTGCGGACGCGGGGCCCGGCCAAGATGCTGCGCAGGAAGGGAGGGCTGGACGCAGCCGCCCTGCAGCGCCGCATCCGGGCGGCCATGGACCAGGCGCTGGAGTACGACGCCGTCACCTGCAACTGCGTCCACTTCGCCCTCTCCCTGCTGGGCCTGGGACAATTTGCCGGCGCCATG CCCAGCTTCTCTCCCAGGTGTCCCCAGCGCTGCAGTGATTCAGGCGGTGATGTGCCCGGGGGACGCGCAGGGCTGGGTCATCCTTCGCCGGGGGACCAGCGTTGCACCGACACCTTTGGCATCCCTCTTGTGCGGCAATAA
- the LOC141948192 gene encoding AP-3 complex subunit beta-2-like isoform X3, translated as MLVAGSVVMAFEEVCPERIDLIHKNYRKLCNLLIDVEEWGQVVIINMLTHYARTQFLSPNQSVVMAVAQLHFHLAPKAPSRACDPVERSSCWSSL; from the exons ATG CTGGTGGCCGGCAGCGTGGTGATGGCATTCGAGGAGGTCTGCCCGGAGCGCATCGACCTCATCCACAAGAACTACCGCAAGCTCTGCAACCTGCTCATTGATGTGGAGGAGTGGGGGCAGGTGGTCATCATCAACATGCTGACCCACTACGCACGCACCCAGTTCCTCAGCCCCAACCAGAGT GTGGTGATGGCTGTGGCGCAGCTCCACTTCCACCTGGCACCCAAGGCTCCTAGTAGGgcctgtgaccctgtggagaggagctcatgctggagcagtttgtga
- the LOC141948192 gene encoding AP-3 complex subunit beta-2-like isoform X2 — translation MLVAGSVVMAFEEVCPERIDLIHKNYRKLCNLLIDVEEWGQVVIINMLTHYARTQFLSPNQSESLLEVSTKKAFYSSEEEDAKVEAASLAKQTQTTAYSCATPSTCCRAAMPQW, via the exons ATG CTGGTGGCCGGCAGCGTGGTGATGGCATTCGAGGAGGTCTGCCCGGAGCGCATCGACCTCATCCACAAGAACTACCGCAAGCTCTGCAACCTGCTCATTGATGTGGAGGAGTGGGGGCAGGTGGTCATCATCAACATGCTGACCCACTACGCACGCACCCAGTTCCTCAGCCCCAACCAGAGT GAGTCCTTACTGGAGGTGAGCACCAAGAAGGCTTTCTACAGCTCCGAGGAGGAGGATGCCAAGGTGGAGGCAGCCTCGTTGGCCAAGCAGACCCAGACCACCGCCTACTCCTGTGCAACACCGAGCACCTGCTGCAGAGCCGCAATGCCGCA GTGGTGA
- the LOC141948191 gene encoding uncharacterized protein LOC141948191 isoform X1 codes for MGPQAVAGAASTAAFFLCEGLLGQHFNVVPNGAAEPQPGDLFLFPLASGGPGWWGTHAGIYCGDGEIIHLEGSSGTSPSGIVAKHGKSYLLRTRGPAKMLRRKGGLDAAALQRRIRAAMDQALEYDAVTCNCVHFALSLLGLGQFAGAMVGATAIAGASTPGHPDARSGRASPQPSFSPRCPQRCSDSGGDVPGGRAGLGHPSPGDQRCTDTFGIPLVRQ; via the exons ATGGGTCCCCAGGCGGTGGCCGGGGCAGCGAGCACGGCGGCGTTCTTCCTCTGCGAGGGGCTGCTGGGCCAGCACTTCAACGTGGTCCCCAATGGGGCGGCTGAGCCCCAGCCCGGCGATCTCTTCCTCTTCCCGCTGGCCTCAGGCGGTCCCGGCTGGTGGGGCACCCACGCCGGCATCTACTGCGGTGACGGGGAGATCATCCACCTGGAAG GCAGCTCAGGGACGTCCCCATCAGGGATCGTGGCCAAGCACGGCAAGAGCTACCTCCTGCGGACGCGGGGCCCGGCCAAGATGCTGCGCAGGAAGGGAGGGCTGGACGCAGCCGCCCTGCAGCGCCGCATCCGGGCGGCCATGGACCAGGCGCTGGAGTACGACGCCGTCACCTGCAACTGCGTCCACTTCGCCCTCTCCCTGCTGGGCCTGGGACAATTTGCCGGCGCCATGGTGGGTGCCACCGCCATAGCGGGTGCCAGCACTCCGGGGCACCCCGACGCCCGCTCCGGCCGAGCGTCACCACAGCCCAGCTTCTCTCCCAGGTGTCCCCAGCGCTGCAGTGATTCAGGCGGTGATGTGCCCGGGGGACGCGCAGGGCTGGGTCATCCTTCGCCGGGGGACCAGCGTTGCACCGACACCTTTGGCATCCCTCTTGTGCGGCAATAA